From one Oncorhynchus clarkii lewisi isolate Uvic-CL-2024 chromosome 6, UVic_Ocla_1.0, whole genome shotgun sequence genomic stretch:
- the LOC139411427 gene encoding semaphorin-7A-like, translated as MSLLALFAVFLGLFFPVKASDVSHKPRVTLTDKDVSFLRIHLSGNNSRIELLHGPHDNIVYATGSINLFQTNFHSSMTSTMGPVFGEGCRSNDPTSPDCHYNITVLCKTKDPNQLFLCGTNGQQHTLCCYMNPSDDPFNCTRSKAIQDIKQHINEREPSLLIGSPEVEQFYTTHSGTERSVGINRFGKKKLWTENSGTEQRYVSLVASGQREDRLQDRLYAFYIEKNRGPCLGCDLWVPWVAQVCMADLGGPKSYLQFRWTSKLSARLFCGDHDSRLYFTQLVDVNTVLAERWQDTRVYALFRNGWGMSAVCVYTIEDIDHIFKTSNFTGHTGSVPSPRPGECVKDSTKLPMEVLKMVDKVSEMKEGVTSRPLLVTHQYYHHIRVDRVQGKGNVLFLSLENGGIHKVLERDGQVFVIAELQPFNYSAHILSMMLHSSTGKLYLASSRELVQIDLGSCEQYGAQCEDCVLARDPYCGWDGNHCTTATNKTIQDVENGNHQVCSNISRGVTASKVYFPRSPVGAADEIRIPLSSKYFLSCPTLSSHAKYSWRHHGNTTSTPCISTGSEHQCLLLIESMGPEQQGTYSCVSEERGYHRTLVQYKLQLDSGATGLASPRLACLGLVLTLVLTLLC; from the exons ATGTGAGCTTCCTAAGAATCCACCTGTCTGGGAATAACAGCCGTATAGAGCTCTTGCATGGCCCGCATGACAACATAGTATATGCTACAGGCAGCATAAACCTGTTCCAGACAAACTTCCACAGTTCTATGACCTCTACAATG GGTCCTGTGTTTGGAGAGGGTTGTAGAAGTAATGATCCCACATCACCA GACTGTCACTATAACATCACTGTTTTATGCAAGACTAAAGATCCAAACCAACTGTTCCTGTGTGGAACCaatggacaacaacacacatTGTGCTGTTACATG AACCCATCAGACGACCCGTTTAACTGCACTCGATCCAAGGCCATCCAAGACATTAAACAACACATAAATGAAAGAGAGCCGTCGCTCCTCATTG GTTCTCCTGAGGTAGAGCAGTTCTACACCACTCACTCAGGCACAGAGCGTTCCGTGGGGATCAACAGGTTCGGGAAGAAGAAGCTATGGACAGAAAACAGTGGAACAG AACAGAGATATGTGAGTTTGGTGGCTAGCGGGCAGAGAGAGGATCGTCTGCAGGACAGACTATATGCTTTCTACATAGAGAAGAACCGAGGCCCGTGTTTGGGCTGTGATCTCTGGGTTCCCTGGGTTGCTCAAGTCTGCATG GCTGATCTTGGAGGGCCCAAGTCTTATCTGCAGTTCAGGTGGACCTCCAAGCTGAGTGCCAGGCTCTTCTGTGGAGACCATGACAGCAGGCTGTACTTCACCCAGCTAGTGGACGTGAACACTGTTCTGGCAGAGAGGTGGCAGGATACCAGGGTCTATGCACTCTTCAGGAATGGCTG GGGTATGAGTGCTGTATGTGTCTACACCATAGAAGATATTGACCACATCTTTAAAACCTCCAACTTCACTGGGCACACGGGGTCCGTTCCAAGCCCACGACCTGGGGAG TGTGTTAAAGACAGTACTAAACTCCCCATGGAAGTCCTGAAGATGGTGGACAAGGTTTCAGAGATGAAGGAGGGGGTCACCAGTAGGCCTCTCCTGGTCACTCACCAGTATTACCACCACATCCGCGTGGACAGAGTCCAAGGCAAAGGGAATGTCCTGTTTCTGTCTTTAG aGAATGGAGGGATTCATAAGGTTCTGGAGAGGGATGGTCAAGTCTTCGTCATCGCTGAGTTACAACCTTTTAACTACAGCGCACACATCCTCAGTATGATGTTGCACTCCTCCACG GGGAAGCTGTATCTGGCCTCCAGCAGAGAGCTGGTTCAGATTGACCTGGGCAGCTGTGAGCAGTATGGAGCCCAGTGTGAAGACTGTGTCCTGGCCAGAGACCCTTACTGCGGCTGGGACGGCAATCACTGCACCACAGCTACAAA TAAGACAATTCAGGATGTGGAGAATGGGAACCATCAGGTTTGCAGCAACATATCCAGAGGAGTTACTGCAAGTAAAG TTTACTTTCCAAGGTCACCAGTTGGCGCTGCAGATGAAATCAGAATTCCTCTATCTTCAAAGTACTTCCTCAGTTGCCCAACCTTGTCCAGCCACGCTAAGTACAGCTGGAGGCACCATGGCAACACCACATCAACACCGTGCATCTCCACAGGGTCAGAGCACCAGTGTCTCCTGCTAATAGAGAGCATGGGCCCTGAGCAGCAGGGAACATACAGCTGTGTGTCTGAGGAGAGAGGCTATCACAGGACCCTGGTGCAATACAAGTTACAGCTAGACAGTGGGGCCACAGGCCTGGCCTCTCCCCGCTTGGCTTGTCTGGGTCTGGTACTAACACTGGTCCTGACTTTGCTCTGCTAG